The proteins below come from a single Bremerella alba genomic window:
- a CDS encoding DNA-directed RNA polymerase subunit omega: MLEELKEEFIIKKVGGRFKLSTLIQKRLVALNAGSRPLVDLKSENKMEIVLEEIKQDKIFLDTSNELHTAADGDVMIKSFDAMMSDEL; this comes from the coding sequence ATGCTCGAAGAACTGAAAGAAGAATTCATCATCAAGAAGGTGGGTGGCCGCTTTAAGCTGTCGACGCTGATCCAAAAACGCCTGGTCGCGTTGAACGCCGGCAGCCGTCCGCTGGTCGATCTCAAATCCGAAAACAAGATGGAAATCGTGTTGGAAGAGATCAAGCAGGACAAGATCTTCCTCGACACATCGAACGAACTTCACACGGCTGCTGATGGCGACGTGATGATCAAGTCGTTCGATGCGATGATGAGCGACGAACTGTGA
- a CDS encoding YicC/YloC family endoribonuclease: MLLSMTGYGDAHLHTEGVSVSVEVRSVNNRYFKLAVRGNELFSGLESQIEGVTRKFINRGTITINLRIKQDVTADKYRIDTAVLESYMQQIHQLGSKVGISETPHIDSVLQLPGVVQENTDTDDEQFNAWPVIEKTLKDALEKFDTMRRAEGENTTQDLRENLATIASHLELIEAKSPLVVDGYRDRMTERVNKVLEEYDVTVDPATLLREVAIFTDRVNVSEEIVRLKSHLGQFEKFLTQQESTGRKLDFLTQEIFRETNTIGSKANDAEIARGVVEMKTAIEKIREQVQNIE, translated from the coding sequence ATGCTGCTGAGCATGACCGGATATGGCGACGCCCACCTGCACACCGAAGGCGTTTCCGTTTCGGTTGAAGTGCGTTCGGTGAACAATCGCTACTTCAAGCTGGCCGTGCGTGGCAACGAGCTGTTCAGCGGGCTAGAGTCGCAGATCGAAGGGGTCACGCGGAAGTTCATCAACCGCGGCACGATCACGATCAATCTGCGGATCAAGCAAGATGTAACGGCCGACAAGTACCGCATCGATACGGCCGTGCTGGAAAGCTACATGCAGCAGATTCACCAGCTGGGCTCGAAAGTTGGAATATCGGAAACCCCGCATATCGATTCGGTCTTGCAGCTACCCGGCGTCGTCCAAGAGAACACCGACACCGACGACGAGCAGTTCAATGCCTGGCCGGTGATTGAAAAGACACTCAAAGATGCCCTCGAGAAGTTCGACACCATGCGTCGCGCTGAGGGAGAAAACACTACCCAAGATCTTCGCGAGAACCTGGCGACGATCGCCTCGCACCTGGAATTGATTGAAGCCAAGTCACCCCTGGTGGTCGACGGCTATCGCGATCGAATGACCGAGCGAGTGAACAAGGTCCTGGAAGAGTACGACGTGACCGTCGACCCCGCAACGCTCCTTCGCGAAGTGGCGATCTTCACCGATCGCGTGAACGTTTCCGAAGAGATCGTCCGGCTCAAGAGCCACCTCGGTCAGTTTGAAAAGTTCCTGACCCAGCAGGAATCAACCGGTCGGAAGCTTGACTTCCTGACGCAGGAAATATTTCGCGAGACGAACACGATCGGCTCGAAGGCAAACGACGCCGAAATCGCCCGAGGTGTCGTGGAAATGAAGACCGCCATCGAGAAGATCCGAGAGCAAGTCCAAAACATCGAATAA
- a CDS encoding flavoprotein: protein MSPRKVIIGVTGGIAAFKTPALVSQLVKADVDVTVVMTHASHHFVGAATLTALSGKRVHTELFDEAMPLGAHIELARRADLLCIVPASADFMAKAAQGLADDLLSTLYLAFTGNVMMCPAMNKEMWAHPALQRNVQQLLEDGVRMIGPDSGWQSCRVEGTGRMTEPEEIFDAIEEHLATN, encoded by the coding sequence GTGAGCCCTCGGAAGGTTATCATCGGCGTCACCGGCGGAATTGCCGCTTTCAAGACGCCTGCTTTGGTCAGCCAGCTGGTCAAAGCAGATGTCGACGTCACGGTGGTGATGACCCACGCTTCCCATCATTTTGTCGGCGCGGCGACTCTGACCGCGCTGTCGGGCAAACGCGTGCATACCGAGCTCTTCGACGAAGCGATGCCGCTTGGCGCGCACATTGAACTTGCGCGCCGAGCCGATCTGTTATGCATCGTCCCGGCCTCGGCCGACTTCATGGCCAAAGCAGCCCAAGGATTGGCCGACGACTTGCTCAGCACGCTGTACCTTGCGTTCACTGGCAATGTCATGATGTGCCCTGCGATGAACAAAGAGATGTGGGCCCACCCAGCGCTTCAACGCAACGTACAGCAATTGCTCGAAGATGGCGTGCGGATGATCGGCCCTGATAGCGGCTGGCAAAGCTGCCGCGTTGAAGGGACCGGGCGCATGACCGAGCCTGAAGAAATCTTCGACGCGATCGAGGAACACCTGGCAACCAACTAG
- a CDS encoding DUF6800 family protein: MPVINERHQELKRRRHRKKIYAKYKAKLAMNPSNDEKRKMAAKLRRLTPAAEELIQRWKLES; this comes from the coding sequence GTGCCGGTTATTAACGAGCGCCATCAGGAGTTGAAGCGTCGACGTCATCGCAAGAAGATTTACGCTAAGTACAAGGCCAAGTTGGCCATGAATCCGTCGAATGACGAAAAGCGTAAGATGGCTGCTAAGCTCCGCAGACTGACCCCGGCCGCGGAAGAACTGATCCAGCGCTGGAAGCTTGAGTCTTAA
- the gmk gene encoding guanylate kinase — translation MAASTPGNLVILSGPSGAGKSTVVRKLLALGEPPIELSISATTRPPRAGEEDGIDYHFLPQEEFQRRIDAGEFLEYVEVFRKGHLYGTLRREVEARLSQGISVLLEIDIEGAAKVARKYPQAVTIFLSPESAEELERRLRDRGTETEEAIQRRLETAKNEMKSSTWYRHHVTNKLGAADQTAAQLADIIRQEKEERCSKN, via the coding sequence ATGGCAGCGAGCACACCTGGCAATTTGGTCATCTTGTCTGGGCCCTCTGGGGCTGGCAAATCGACCGTGGTGCGCAAGCTGTTGGCCTTGGGCGAACCTCCGATTGAACTGAGTATTTCCGCAACGACACGCCCGCCAAGAGCCGGAGAAGAAGACGGTATCGACTACCACTTCCTTCCCCAAGAGGAGTTTCAGCGGCGGATCGATGCTGGCGAGTTCCTAGAGTATGTCGAGGTTTTTCGCAAAGGTCACCTTTACGGAACCCTTCGTCGCGAAGTGGAAGCCCGGCTCTCTCAAGGCATTTCCGTCTTGTTAGAGATCGACATCGAAGGTGCCGCTAAGGTTGCCCGGAAGTACCCCCAAGCCGTCACCATTTTCCTTAGCCCCGAGTCGGCCGAAGAGCTGGAACGCCGATTACGCGACCGAGGAACCGAAACCGAAGAAGCCATCCAGCGGCGGCTGGAAACGGCCAAGAACGAGATGAAATCGTCGACATGGTATCGTCACCATGTGACCAACAAACTCGGCGCCGCCGACCAAACCGCCGCACAACTTGCAGACATTATCCGTCAGGAAAAGGAGGAGCGATGCTCGAAGAACTGA
- a CDS encoding platelet-activating factor acetylhydrolase IB subunit — MRCFACLMLSLVLAMPAWAADTATKEPIEALKPVPRGDWWVKRHKEKLKAIEDADKIDVVFIGDSITHGWEGAGKTTWKENFESMSPLNLGYGGDRTEHVLWRFEHGELDGYEPKVAVIMIGTNNTGHRKEKSEDTAAGVEAIVEKLHEKHPETKVLLLAIFPRGAKTEDQLRKLNDGANAIIEKQMKDKDYVTFLNINDIFLTEDGTLTKEIMPDLLHPKEKGYQLWANAVTPKIKELLGE; from the coding sequence ATGCGTTGTTTTGCTTGTTTGATGCTTTCCCTTGTGCTGGCCATGCCAGCTTGGGCGGCCGATACCGCGACGAAAGAACCAATTGAAGCCTTGAAGCCAGTCCCGCGTGGCGATTGGTGGGTCAAGCGTCATAAAGAAAAGCTCAAAGCGATCGAAGACGCCGACAAAATCGACGTCGTTTTCATTGGCGACTCGATCACCCATGGCTGGGAAGGCGCTGGCAAAACGACTTGGAAAGAAAACTTCGAATCGATGAGCCCGTTGAACCTGGGCTACGGCGGCGATCGCACCGAGCACGTCTTATGGCGTTTCGAGCACGGCGAATTGGATGGCTACGAGCCTAAGGTTGCCGTCATCATGATCGGCACCAACAACACCGGCCACCGCAAAGAGAAGTCGGAAGACACTGCGGCCGGCGTCGAGGCGATTGTCGAGAAACTGCACGAAAAGCATCCTGAAACGAAGGTCCTACTACTGGCCATCTTCCCGCGCGGTGCCAAGACCGAAGACCAGCTCCGCAAGCTGAACGACGGCGCGAACGCGATCATCGAGAAGCAAATGAAGGACAAGGACTACGTTACGTTCCTAAACATCAATGACATTTTCCTGACCGAAGACGGCACGCTTACCAAGGAAATCATGCCTGATTTGCTGCACCCTAAAGAGAAGGGTTACCAGCTGTGGGCCAACGCCGTTACGCCTAAGATCAAAGAATTGCTAGGCGAATAG